One window of the Branchiostoma lanceolatum isolate klBraLanc5 chromosome 3, klBraLanc5.hap2, whole genome shotgun sequence genome contains the following:
- the LOC136429998 gene encoding uncharacterized protein, protein MMRRRLLVAALLLVACSMGCRGTQGNTILPHGAREDTAKSGEGRAVHDAALLREVLAHGPTIEALMRSTMTTVLVATGWMYKIMHGKVAGLDGSSRRGLQQGAEEASTLNGVEFLTAANIATTEQNSTSSARQTTETEVSTSHTARAGWEYENELPEYNPNSWSVFGRMVSPQASPAPSEQDDEPAAVNGMPSLAEMPPKAAANLNMWSSFGRRSASDRIPERTRDGNPVRSSSVNPAFFLTPFGDQTDKQRAIKERQAVKQTDAAASHKRTPDPRVYPPNARPTLQPDWTKIPFFG, encoded by the exons ATGATGAGACGAAGGTTACTGGTTGCTGCGCTACTGCTGGTGGCATGTAGTATGGGATGCAGGGGCACACAGGGAAACACGATACTTCCGCATG GTGCTCGTGAAGATACGGCGAAGAGTGGTGAGGGTCGGGCGGTGCATGACGCCGCTCTCCTGCGGGAAGTGTTGGCGCACGGGCCCACCATCGAGGCGCTGATGCGGTCCACCATGACCACGGTCCTGGTGGCGACGGGCTGGATGTACAAGATCATGCACGGGAAGGTGGCGGGTCTGGACGGGTCCAGCCGGCGGGGGCTGCAGCAGGGGGCCGAGGAGGCGTCCACACTGAACGGCGTCGAGTTCCTCACGGCCGCCAACATCGCCACCACCGAGCAGAACAGCACAAGCAGCGCCAGGCAGACCACGGAGACCGAAGTGTCCACGTCGCACACCGCCAGGGCGGGCTGGGAGTACGAGAACGAGCTGCCCGAGTACAACCCCAACTCGTGGTCGGTGTTCGGCAGGATGGTGTCCCCGCAGGCGTCCCCGGCCCCATCGGAGCAGGATGACGAGCCGGCTGCCGTCAACGGGATGCCGTCGCTGGCGGAGATGCCGCCCAAGGCAGCGGCCAACCTCAATATGTGGAGCTCCTTCGGGCGCCGCTCGGCCTCCGACAGGATCCCGGAGAGGACCCGCGACGGCAACCCGGTCCGCTCGTCCTCGGTCAACCCGGCCTTCTTCCTCACGCCGTTCGGGGACCAGACGGACAAGCAGCGGGCCATCAAGGAACGGCAGGCCGTCAAACAGACCGACGCTGCCGCCTCCCACAAACGGACGCCCGACCCGCGAGTCTACCCGCCCAACGCCCGACCGACTCTTCAACCCGACTGGACCAAGATTCCGTTCTTCGGGTAG
- the LOC136429995 gene encoding ruvB-like 2, giving the protein MAASEAAAKVQEVREVTRIERIGAHSHIRGLGLDDALEPRQVSQGMVGQLAARRAAGVILEMIKEGKIAGRACLIGGQPGTGKTAIAMGMAQALGQDTPFTAMAGSEIFSLEMSKTEALTQAFRKSIGIRIKEETEIIEGEVVEVQIDRPATGTGAKVGKLTLKTTEMETIYDLGTKMIESLTKEKVSAGDIITIDKATGKITKLGRSFTRARDYDAMGPQTKFVQCPEGELQKRKEVVHTVTLHEIDVINSRTQGFLALFSGDTGEIKSEVREQINAKVAEWREEGKADIVPGVLFIDEVHMLDIECFSFLNRALENDMAPILIMATNRGITRIRGTNYKSPHGIPIDLLDRLLIVSTSPYSEKEIRQILTIRCEEEDVEMSDDATTILTKIGMETSLRYSIQLITAANLVCRKRKGTEVSVDDIKRVYSLFLDELRSTQFLKEYQQEFMFNEMTEAEQMETS; this is encoded by the exons ATGGCGGCGTCG GAAGCAGCAGCTAAAGTTCAGGAGGTTCGAGAAGTGACAAGAATTGAGCGCATTG GTGCGCATTCACACATCCGTGGTCTGGGGTTGGACGATGCCTTGGAACCACGACAG GTGTCCCAGGGTATGGTGGGCCAGTTGGCCGCACGTAGGGCAGCTGGGGTCATTCTGGAGATGATCAAG GAAGGAAAGATTGCTGGTCGTGCTTGCCTGATCGGTGGACAGCCAGGAACGGGGAAGACAGCAATAGCTATGg GTATGGCCCAAGCCCTGGGACAGGACACCCCCTTCACGGCCATGGCTGGGAGTGAGATCTTCTCCCTGGAGATGAGTAAGACAGAGGCTCTCACTCAGGCCTTCCGCAAGTCTATTGGCATCAGAATCAA GGAGGAGACAGAGATAATTGAGGGAGAGGTGGTGGAGGTACAGATTGACAGACCAGCAACAGGAACG GGAGCCAAGGTTGgaaaattgaccttgaaaacTACAGAGATGGAGACCATCTATGACCTTGGTACCAAGATGATTGAATCTCTCACCAAGGAGAAAGTGTCAGCAGG TGACATCATCACCATTGACAAAGCCACGGGCAAGATCACCAAGCTGGGGCGTTCCTTCACGCGCGCTCGGGATTACGACGCCATGGGACCGCAGACCAAGTTCGTGCAGTGCCCCGAGGGAGAGCTGCAGAAGAGAAAAGAAGTGGTCCACACCGTCACGCTTCACGAGATCGACGTCATCAACAGTCGCACACAGGGCTTCCTCGCACTCTTCTCTG GTGACACTGGTGAGATTAAGAGTGAAGTCAGGGAACAGATAAATGCCAAAGTGGCGGAGTGGCGAGAAGAGGGGAAGGCTGACATCGTCCCTGGG GTGTTGTTCATAGACGAGGTCCACATGTTGGATATCGAGTGTTTCTCCTTCCTGAACCGTGCCCTAGAGAATGACATGGCTCCCATCCTCATCATGGCCACAAACAGGGGCAtcaccag GATTCGCGGCACCAACTACAAGTCCCCCCACGGGATCCCCATCGACCTGCTGGACAGACTGCTCATCGTGTCCACCTCACCGTACTCCGAGAAGGAAATCAGACAGATCCTCACCATCAG GTGTGAGGAGGAGGATGTGGAGATGAGCGATGATGCCACCACCATCCTCACCAAGATCGGCATGGAGACGTCCCTCCGCTACTCCATCCAACTCATCACGGCAGCCAACCTGGTCTGTCGCAAGAGAAAG GGTACTGAAGTGAGTGTTGATGacattaagagggtgtactcgTTGTTCCTGGACGAGCTGCGCTCCACACAGTTCCTGAAGGAGTACCAGCAGGAGTTCATGTTCAATGAGATGACAG AAGCAGAACAGATGGAGACATCCTAG
- the LOC136429994 gene encoding leucine-rich repeat-containing protein 4B-like, producing the protein MIQQVPRMTRLCALLICSTLLCLHTTWGCPEGCECLVSMVNCQAAGLATVPKGLPADTDHLDFTENNLTYIQADTFKQLSQVQQLYLAGNEIVGIKFRAFSMLKHLKILDLRHNKLTEVREYYFTGLSKLRQLFLVGNTITEVDSMAFSGLFRIEKIYLGKNELTTFPWTSLFLLPMLEQLDLTENRIQVLDPKIRNMPQANAFFLHDNPYKCNCQMRWFGEWLNSGLVPQGMDAYRHLYKCHLPESLRLHKIASLKQEDFYCAPPVLTVYSKKVVVENGMPASLCCHMTSGSPTDVQWLTAHNITISRNTSLGRIRTEGNCLHIKSVIDMDVGEYICTVINQGGNVTASLSLDIGQPRTEQYNINANKTEEEEEERTVPIDRTEVFILCGFSSCSLVFVAMYLFIKWPNVGPCKSTTTPPHPPAMAALVASSSITGNAVVLADTKPDHKQGGTDGGASNKKVRIVEPAGDGACCQETAPSKNKPRSTSLV; encoded by the coding sequence ATGATACAGCAAGTACCAAGGATGACTAGGCTGTGTGCACTACTGATCTGTTCTACACTCCTGTGTCTGCACACAACATGGGGGTGTCCAGAAGGGTGCGAGTGTCTGGTCAGCATGGTCAACTGTCAGGCCGCAGGGCTGGCCACCGTCCCTAAGGGCCTGCCGGCCGACACTGACCACCTGGACTTCACCGAAAACAACCTCACCTACATCCAAGCAGACACCTTCAAACAGCTCTCACAGGTGCAGCAACTCTACTTGGCTGGGAACGAAATTGTGGGCATCAAATTCCGTGCGTTTTCCATGCTTAAACACTTGAAAATACTCGATCTAAGACACAACAAGTTGACAGAAGTGCGGGAATATTACTTCACTGGGCTGAGCAAGCTTCGTCAGCTGTTTCTTGTGGGCAACACCATCACAGAAGTGGATTCCATGGCGTTTAGCGGACTGTTCAGGATCGAAAAAATCTACCTTGGGAAAAATGAACTGACCACGTTTCCCTGGACTTCCCTCTTCCTGCTACCGATGCTGGAGCAACTGGATCTGACCGAAAACAGGATACAGGTTCTGGATCCAAAGATCCGAAACATGCCTCAAGCCAACGCGTTTTTCCTGCACGACAATCCGTACAAGTGCAACTGTCAAATGAGGTGGTTTGGGGAGTGGCTGAATTCCGGTTTGGTGCCTCAAGGAATGGACGCGTACCGTCATCTGTACAAATGCCACCTTCCCGAAAGTTTGCGCCTGCATAAAATCGCCTCTCTAAAACAGGAAGACTTCTACTGCGCTCCGCCCGTACTAACTGTTTACTCCAAGAAGGTAGTGGTGGAGAACGGGATGCCAGCTTCACTCTGCTGTCACATGACCAGCGGGTCTCCCACGGACGTTCAGTGGCTGACAGCACACAACATCACCATCAGCAGGAATACGTCCCTGGGACGCATACGGACAGAGGGAAACTGCTTACACATCAAATCCGTGATTGACATGGATGTCGGAGAGTACATCTGCACCGTGATAAACCAAGGCGGAAACGTGACGGCATCACTGTCCTTGGACATAGGGCAGCCAAGAACCGAGCAGTATAACATCAACGCAAATAAgaccgaagaagaagaagaggaaaggaCTGTTCCTATTGACCGTACGGAGGTCTTCATCCTTTGCGGGTTCAGCTCGTGCTCGTTGGTGTTTGTGGCCATGTACTTGTTCATCAAGTGGCCGAACGTCGGACCGTGTAAGTCCACCAcgacccctccccacccccctgCCATGGCGGCGTTGGTTGCATCCAGTAGCATCACCGGGAATGCTGTGGTGTTGGCTGATACCAAGCCAGACCACAAACAGGGGGGGACAGATGGAGGGGCAAGTAATAAGAAGGTTAGAATAGTGGAGCCAGCAGGGGATGGCGCCTGCTGTCAGGAGACGGCCCCGTCCAAGAACAAGCCTCGCTCCACAAGTCTGGTTTAA